In the genome of Sphingomonas hankookensis, the window GCCGTAATTCATGTCGAGCAGGATCACGTCGTAGCGGGCGGCGGCCAGGCGGGACAGCGCCTCCTCCGGACCCGTAGCGCAGTCGATCCGGTGGCGGCCGAGCCGCACCGCCAGCGCGATCGATTCGGCGACGCTGGCATTGTCGTCGACCAGCAGCACCGACAGGGCGCTTGACGGCGCCGCCGACTGTCCATTTCCGGACAGGCTGTCCATGTCCGGACGGTCACCCGGCGGACAGTTGGGGGAAGGTGATGGAATTGCAGGCACTTAGGATTTTTCGCCCCGATCGGTGACACTGGGTCCATGATGACCGAAGCGACACAGGGCGCAAGCACCACCGAAACACCGCCCGGCGCGGCGATGGACCGCCGCGTGGAACGGCCGAAACGCGCCTGGTGGCTGCGGCGTGCGACATGGATCGTTGTCGCGGCCGTGCTGGCGGCGGTCGCGCTGTGGCGCTGGCTGCCCGCCGCCGGATCGACCGACATCGCCGCCGGCGCGATCGAGACCGGCGAGGTGACGCAGCAGCCGTTCGACGATTACCTGCCGGTGCGCGCCACCGTCGCCCCGCGCCTGACCACGCTGGTCGGGGTGCTGGCCGGCGGACAGGTCGAACAATTGCTGGTGCAGGACGGCGCGATGGTCGCCGCCGGCCAACCGCTCGCCACACTCGCCAATCCCGAGCTGCGCCTCGACGTGCTGACCCGCGAGGCGGCGATCGCCAGCCAGCTGGGCAGCATCGCCGGCGAAGGGCTGGGGATCGAGCGCAGCCGGCTCGACCGATCGGCCCAGGTCGCGCAGGCGGAGTACGACCTCATCAAGGCGCGGCGCGAGCTGGCGATCCGCCAGCAGCTGTTCGACAAGGGGATCGTGACCGAGGCCGGGGTCGCCGGCTATCGCGCCGAGGCCGACTATCAGGCCCGCCGGCTCGCCCAGCTGCGCAGCGGGGCGGGGACCGAGGCGCGGATCACCGCGACGCAGGGCCAGCGCCTGGCCGATACGCAGGCGCGCCTCGCCGGCAACCTCGCGGCGGTGCGCGGCGGGCTGTCGGCGTTGACGGTGCGGGCGCCGGCGGCCGGGCGGCTGACCAACTTCACGCTGCAACCCGGCCAGACGCTGAAACCCGGCGATCCGGCGGGGCAGGTCGACAGCGAAGGGTCGTGGAAGCTGACCGCCGATGTCGACGAATATTATCTCGGCCGCGTGGCGGTCGGGCAGAAGGCGAAGGCCGACGGCATGGCGATGACCGTCAGCAAGGTCCTGCCGGCGGTGAAGGACGGGCGTTTTCGGATCGAACTGACGTTCGATGGCGGTGCCGGCCCCGCGCAAGCGGCAAAAGCGCCCAATCTCAACCGCGGCCAGACCATCGACATCCGCATTACGCTCGGCGCCGCGTCGAAGGCGGTGGTCGCCCCGGTCGGCGGGTGGCTGGCGGCGGATAACGGGGCGTTCGCCTTCGTCGTCGATGCCGGCGGCACCCATGCCACGCGCCGCCCGGTCCGGGTCGGCCGGCGCAATCCGGAAGCGGTCGAGATCCTGTCGGGCCTGAACCCCGGCGACCGCATCGTCACCAGCAACCTGTCGACCGTGAAGGGCGACACCATCAACATCCGATAGGGCAGCAAATAGCTCCCCTCCCTTGTCAGGGAGGGGAGAAGGGGCACCGGCAGCCGAAGGCCGATTGGCCCCGGACAACATTGATCAGGGAGGGACGTGCATGATCCGCTTAGAAAATATCCAGCGCCGCTATGTCTCCGACGAGGTCGAGACGACCGCGCTCTCCGACATCGACCTCCATGTCGAAGCAGGCGAGTTCGTCGCGATCATGGGGCCGTCGGGCTGCGGCAAGTCGACATTGCTCAACACGCTCGGCACCGTCGATCGCCCGACCGGGGGCAGGTACCTGTTCGGCGAACAGGATCTGGCGGCGATGGGCGAGAGCGAGCTGGCGAAGTTCCGGGGATCGACGCTCGGCTTCGTGTTCCAGAGCTTCAACCTGATCGACGAGCTGACGATCGAGGAGAATGTCGCGCTCGGCCTCGCCTATCGCGGCGATGCCGGGGCCAGCAGCGGAGGGCGCAAGGCACGGGTCGCCGCCGCCATGGACAAGGTCGGCATCGCCCACCGCGCCCGCCATTTCCCGCACCAATTGTCGGGCGGGCAGCAGCAGCGCGCCGCCATCGCCCGCGCGATCGTCGGCGATCCGAAACTGATCCTGGCGGACGAACCGACCGGCAATCTCGACACCGCCAATGGCGAGCAGGTGATGAACATCCTGATGGGGCTGAACGGCGAAGGGGCGACGATCGTGATGGTCACCCACTCGCCCGCCCATGCCGACATGGCGAAGCGGCGGATCGACATGCTGGATGGCCGGATCGTCGCCAGCGCGATGCGGGCGATGTGAGCTTTCCCGCAGCCCATCCCCAACCCGTGCGTACCCCCGGGCTGACGGCGGCGCATTCCCCCTTCCCTCCCAACCGGAGACCTTCCATGAAACCGCTCCTCACCCTCGCACTGCTCGCCTCCGCAATCCCAACCCCGGCGCTGGCGCAGGGTGCCACGCGCAGCTTCGCCGCCGCCGGGTTCGACCGCATCGTCGTGCAGGGCTGCGACCATGTCGCCATCCGCTTCGGCGCGGGCTTCGCCGTCCGGGCGGAGGGGCAGGCGGGGTCGCTCGCCGCGATCGGCGTCGCGGTGCGCGGCCGGGTGCTGACGCTGCTTCGCGACAAGGGCAGCTGCGACAGCCGCGCGGGCAAGCCCGCCGCGACGATCAGCGTCACCCTGCCACGGCTGCAGGCGATCGAGGCGAGCGGCACCGGGTCGGTCCGCATTGCCGGCCTGAACGGCCCGACCTTCGCGGCGCGGATGCGCGGCACCGCCAACCTGTCGGTCGACGGCCTGCGGACCGACCGCGCGGTCGTCACCCTGTCGGGCACCGGCACCGCGACGCTGAAGGGGGTGCAGGCGCAGCGGCTGTCGCTCGAGCTTGGCGGCACCGGCCGCATCACCGCCACCGGCCGCGCCAACGCACTGGCGATCGCCGCCAGCGGGACGGGACATGTCGACACGTCGACGCTGGCCACCACCGGCCTGTCGGTCCGCGCCAGCGGCACCGGATCGGTCCGCGCGGCGGTGAACGGACCGGCGGGGATCGACGCCAGCGGCATCGCGCGGGTCAGCGTCACTGGACGCCCGGCCTGTTCGGTCGCGAAAAGCGGCATGGCCCGCGTCACCTGCGGCTGAACGGGGAGGGGGGAGCCATGAACCGTTTCGCGCTGCTGTCGCTCTATCGCTCGCTTGTGCGCCACAAGCTCTATGCCGCGCTCAACATCGGGGGGCTGGCGGTCGGGATCGCGGTGTTTCTGATCCTCGGCCTCTATGTCCGGTTCGAGACGGGTTATGAGAAATGGCTGCCCGATTACGACAAGACGTACATCGTGCGGACGACCTGGACCCTGCCCGACAGCCCGGCGAACGGCACCTATGCGTGGACGATGGGCGGACTGCTCGATCAGATGCGCGAGGATTTTCCGGGCGTCGTCGGTACGCGGATCAATGGCGGGGGCAATGCCGGCACGATCCTGACCGAGGGGCGCGCGACGCAGGTCGACGCGGCACAGGTCGACGCTAATTTCCTTCAGGTGATGCCGTTGCCGCTGGTCGCGGGCGATGCTGCGACCGCGCTGGCGCAGCCGGGCAATGCCGCGATCGACGAGAAGACCGCGCGCGCCTATTTCGGCGACCGCGATCCGATCGGGCAGACTTTGGTCCTGTCGATGGACAAGGTGCGGACCTATCGCGTCGCCGCCGTGTTCCGCGACCTGCCCAAAAACAGCGATTTCAAGCTGTCGGTACTGGTCCCGATCACCCGCGATATGGCGAGCGAGAACTGGTATCACTGGGGCAGCACGTCGCTGCAGACCTTCCTGCGTTTTGACACGCCCGCCGCGGCGCGCGGGTTCGCGGCGAAGCTGACCGCGTTCGTCGACCGGCGCGGCAAGGAACTGGCCGATATCGGCGAAAAGCCGTCACAGACGCAGCAACTGAACCTGTTGCCGCTTGCCGACCTGCACCTCGAACCGGCCGGTGTGAACACCAGCAGTGCCAGGATGACCGTCGCCACGCTGGGGCTGGTCGGTCTGCTGACGCTGCTGATCGCGGTGGTCAACTACATCAACCTCGCCACCGCCCGCGCCGGCCTGCGCGCCCGTGAAGTGGCGATGCGCAAGGTGCTGGGCGCCGATCGCGGCACGCTGGTGCGCCAGTTCCTCGGCGAAGCGGTGCTGACCGTCGCCATCGCCGCGCTGGGCGGGTTGATCCTTGCCGAGCTGGGCCTGCCGCTCGTCAATGCCGCGGGCGGGCTGTCGCTGACCATGCCGTACGCCGTCGTCGTGCCGGCGCTGGTGGTGCTGGCGGTCGTCGTCGGGGTGCTGGCGGGAGTCTATCCCGCGATCCTGCTGTCGCGCTTTCCCGCCGCCGCCGTGCTGGCGTCGGCACGGTCGCCCGGCGGCGGGCGCGCAGGGACGCGCATCCGCGAGGCGCTGGTGATCGGGCAGTTCGGCCTCGCCATCGCCTTCATGATCGGGACCGCGGTGCTGGTCGCGCAGACCCGCCATATCCGCGTGAGCGACGTCGGTTTCCAGCGCGATGCGTTGATCGTGTTGCAATCGACCGCGGATTCGGCGGTGCCCAAGGACCGGCTGCCGTCGATCCTGACCGCGATCCGCGCGCTGCCGCAGGTCAGGGACGTCACCGTCTCGAACGCTGCGGCCGGAGGCAGTGGCGAGGATAACAGCGACAACATGCCATTGCCGGGTGTTGCCGGCCCTGGACCGTCGCTCAAATGGGTGTTGGTCAGCCCGCGCTTCTTCGAAACCCATGGTACGCGGCTGTTGGCCGGGCGCTGGTTCGACGAGGCGCATGGCGAGGACGATACAGCGGGTCGCGATCAGGCGAAGGGGTTCAACATCGTCGTCAACCGCCGTGCGCTGCCGACGCTGCGCTTCGCCAGCCCGGAGGACGCGGTCGGCAAGACGATCGGCGGCCAGCGTCCGCGCACCATCATCGGCGTTGTCGACGACATGCGCTTCGACACCCCGCGTGTCCCGTTGCCGCCAACCTATTACATCTATTACCGTCAGCCGGAAAAGATCGGCACCTCGATGACGACGATCCGGACAACCGGCGACCCGCGCGCCGCGATGCAGGCGGTGCAGGCGCTGTGGCTGCGGATGATGCCGCAGGTGCCGTTCAACGCCAAGACCGCCGACCAGCGGCTCATCGACTTCTACGAAGCTGACGACCGCGCCACCCGGCTGTTCGGGATCGGCGCCGGCCTTGCCGTGCTGATCGGCTGTGTCGGGCTATGGGGCCTCGCCTCGTTCAACACCGCCCGGCGGACGCGGGAGATCGGCATCCGCAAGACGCTGGGCGCGTCGTCGTCGGATATCGTCAAGCTGCTGGTCGGGCAGTTCCTGCGCCCTGTCCTGATCGCGAACCTCGTCGCCTGGCCGCTGGCGTTCTTTGCGATGCGGACATGGCTGGCCGGGTTCGAGGACGCGATCGCGCTGTCGCCGCTGTTCTTCATCGGGGCGAGCGTGGTGGCGGTGGCGGTCGCGGTGCTGACCGTGCTCGGCCAGTCGCTGCGCGCCAGTCGGGCGGCGCCGGCCTGGGCGCTGCGGCACGATTGATGGGGGGCAGACAGAGGCCGCGATCGGGATTCCGACCGCGGCTTGTGTGGGAACGACGGGGCATGATCACCGATTCTTCCCCTTCCGCGTCTTCCTTGCTCATGGCCGACAGCGGCGAATGTCGTGGCTCGGGCCACGACAAAGAGGGTTAGATTGGTGGGGAATGTTCGATGGCAGGATAGGGTGCGCTGCGTTCATTGTATTACACTATGTCGCGCAAGCGGGGCAGCGGTCCGTGTCGGCCGTTTCTCGTCCGGGACCGCCAGTACGCTGGCAAAGCCAAGGGGATGGGCAGGGTGCAATTGGATATCGACGCGATCCGCGCGCAAATCCGAAGGATGGATTTCGAACGGGGTACCTCCCACGAAATCGCACAGTGGCACGAGGACGACCGGGATTCCCGGCATAACCTCGTAATCGAGGGCATGTGTCCCGAACCGATCGAGGACCGGCTGTTCGCGATGATGTTGGATGAAGGGGTTTCGCCCGCCCTCGCATCAAAGCTCGTCGTCGATTTGATACAGACCGGCACGGGCAAGCTCCCGGTCTGATCCTTGGCGGTCGACCGTACCTGTCGCTTGGCGCCACCGACGCAGGGCCTTGGCCACGCGAACGTTGTGTCTTCTAAGCGTGTGCGCCTACCGCGCGTTGCAGGCGGCCAGAGGGTGCGCCCCGGCAGGCGCTAGCGGATGATCACCACCTTCGTTGCGACTTCGGCCGCAACATCGCGCCACGCCTTGTCGGCGGTATAGGCCGCGACGCCGAGGCGCTTGGCCAAGGCAAGGCAGAACCGATCGCCCAGCGACAAGCCGGCTGATGAAGTCACCGCACGCAAGCTGCCCGCCTCCCAAGCCATTGCATCGTCCGCCGCAACGACGGTGTAGGGTAGCGCTCCCAGCATCGCGCGAACGTCCTCGATCGGCGCGCCGAGATGGACGAAGTGGCTCACCACCTCGGCCTGATTGACCGCGCAGACCGAGGCGTCGGCGATCACTCCGGCGACCCTGCTTGCCCCGGGTTCGTTTTTCAGCAGCGCGAGGATCGCCGAGGCATCGAGCACCACGCCGCTCATTCGCCGCTGTCCCCGCGCCGTGCAGCAAGGAATGCCTCGATCGAAGCATCGGGATGTCCGGCATAGCGTTTGGCAATAGCCTGTGCCTTGGCTACGGTCTGATCCACGGTGCGCAGGACAACACCATCGGCGGTTTCCTCCAGTAGGACCGCACCGCCACCTTCAAGGCCTAAACGCTTGCGGATGTCCGCAGGCAAGCTCATGCGTCCATTGGGCGTAATGTTCACTTGTAGTGTCATATGACTCAATCGATAATGGGTGGCATAATTGCTTAACTGTGCCACAAGATGGGCAATATGTCTCGTTAAATCAAAAATCAGTGTCATTCCAGGTATGCCCTGTTCGAACAGGGCCACGGAACACCCGCTGCCGTCCGATCAGGGTCGTTCGCAGCGAGATTGAACACTTCCTGCAAAGGGTCTAGAGCCTGATCGAACAGAAAGGGGTTCCGATGGCCTTGTTCGGCTATGCACGCGTGTCGAGCGACGATCAGGACCTGCGCATCCAGGAAGCGGCGCTGCGCGCGGCGGGGTGCCAGGCGATCCGGTCGGAAAAGAAATCCGCCACCGGCCGGGCCGGGCGCAGCGAGTTGCAGGTGCTGCTCGACTTCCTGCGCGAGGGCGACACGCTGGTCGTCACCCGGATCGACCGGCTCGCGCGATCGATGAAGGATCTGCAGGACATCGTCCACGAGCTGAAGGGGCGGGGGGTGGCGCTGAAGGCGACCGAGCAGCCGATCGATACCGGTACCGCGGCGGGCAAGGCGTTTCTCGACATGCTGGGCGTGTTCGCCGAGTTCGAGACGAACCTGCGCCGCGAACGCCAGGCGGAAGGGATCGCGGCGGCCAAGGCGCGCGGGGTGTACAAGGGCGGCAAGCCGCGCATCGACCCGGACGCGGTGCGCGCGCTGGCCGGGCAGGGCATGCGCCCGGCGCATATCGCGCGCGAGCTGGGGATTTCGCGGGGGACGGTGTACCGGTTCCTGCCGCGGGGGGATCAGGCCTTGTCCTGATCCAGCGCTACCCCGCCAACCGCGCCGCCTCCGCCCGCCCCCGCGCCGGCAGCGGCCCGGGGCGGCCCAGCAGATAGCCCTGCGCCTCGTCGCAGCCCTGTTCGCGCAGGAAGGCGAGCTGTTCGACCGTCTCCACCCCCTCGGCCAGTACCGGGATGTCGAGGCTCTCGCCCAGCGTCAGCACCGCGCGGATGATCGCGGCCGACTGGGGCGCGCCGTTCAGCTCGGCCATGAACGAACGGTCGAGCTTGATCTTGTCGAACGGAAAGGAGCGCAGCGTCGACAGCGACGAATAGCCGGTGCCGAAATCGTCCATCGCCACCGTCACGCCGATCGCCTTCAGCTGGCGCAGGACATGGATGGTGCGCACCGGGTCGGTGATCATCGCCGTCTCGGTAATCTCCAGCTCGAGCCGGGCGGGCGACAGGCCGGTGTCGAGCAGCACCTGCTGCACCAGGCGCGGCAGGTCGACATGGCCGAGCTGGACCGGCGACAGGTTGACCGCGATGCGATGCGGCTCCGCCCAGCTGGCCGCCGTGGTGCAGGCGGTCCGCAGCACCCATTCGCCGATCGGCAGGATCAGCCCCGACTGTTCGGCCAGCGGGATGAAATGCGCGGGCGACACGCTGCTGCCATCGGCGCGGGTCCAGCGCAGCAGCGCCTCATAGCCGGTGATCGCCCCGCTCCCGACCGATTCCTGCACCTGCCAGTGCAGCGCCAGTTCGTTGCGGTCGATCGCGGTGCGCAGCTCCTGCACCATCTGGCGGCGGACGCGGACCGTCTTGTCCATATGCTCTTCGTAGAAACAGGCATCGACCGCGATCGCCGCCTTGGCGCGGTACATCGCCAGGTCGGCATTGTTGATCAGCGCCGACAATTCGGTCGCATCGCGCGGCCATAGCGCGACGCCGATGCTCATCCCGCAATTCGCCTCGATCCCGCTCGCCTCGATCATTACCGGGGCGGTGATCGCATCGCGCAGCCGGTCGATCAGCTGGACGGCGTCGTCGGGTTCGGCGACCGGCATCACCGCGACGAATTCGTCCCCGCCCAGGCGCGCGATGAACTCGCCGGGCAGCAGCGCCGCCTGCATCCGCTCGGCGATGCGCACCAGCAGCTGGTCGCCGGCGGCATGGCCGTGCATGTCGTTGACTTCCTTGAACCGGTCGAGGTCGATCGACAGCAGCGCGACGGCACGATGCGGGCTGTCGGCGCCGGTCTGGCGCGCCAGCCATTCGAGGAACGAGGTACGGTTGGGCAGCCCGGTCAGGCTGTCGTTGCGCGCGAGATGGGCGATGCGGCGCTCCTGCGCGATCCGCGCGCGCAGGTCGCGGATCGAATAGATGGTCTGCGGACAGGCGCGGCGCTGGTCGAAACGGACCGCGACCTCGACCGGGACGTCGCTGCCGTCCGACGCGACCAGCGTCAGCTGGACGAGCCGGTCGGGGGTGGCGGTGGCGATGTCGGCGATCCAGCAGGCGAGCGGCTGCCCGACGATCGCCCCGCCGCCCCCGACCAGCGTGGCGAAGGCGGCGTTGGTGGCGGTGATCGCCCCGTCCTGCACGATCGCCATGCCGTCGACATTGCTCTCCAGCAGCTCGTGCAGCCGGCGGCGGGTGTCGGCGCGCGCCTGCGAATCGAGGATATAGGTGGCCAGCCCGGTGCCGATGACGACCGTGCCGACCCCGGCCACCGCGATCGCCATCACGATCGTCGCCGTGCTCGACCCGAATTGCCCGGCGACGGGTGCGAAGGGGGTGACGGTCATCGCCGCCATGCCGGTGAAATGCAGCAGCACGATGC includes:
- a CDS encoding efflux RND transporter periplasmic adaptor subunit gives rise to the protein MTEATQGASTTETPPGAAMDRRVERPKRAWWLRRATWIVVAAVLAAVALWRWLPAAGSTDIAAGAIETGEVTQQPFDDYLPVRATVAPRLTTLVGVLAGGQVEQLLVQDGAMVAAGQPLATLANPELRLDVLTREAAIASQLGSIAGEGLGIERSRLDRSAQVAQAEYDLIKARRELAIRQQLFDKGIVTEAGVAGYRAEADYQARRLAQLRSGAGTEARITATQGQRLADTQARLAGNLAAVRGGLSALTVRAPAAGRLTNFTLQPGQTLKPGDPAGQVDSEGSWKLTADVDEYYLGRVAVGQKAKADGMAMTVSKVLPAVKDGRFRIELTFDGGAGPAQAAKAPNLNRGQTIDIRITLGAASKAVVAPVGGWLAADNGAFAFVVDAGGTHATRRPVRVGRRNPEAVEILSGLNPGDRIVTSNLSTVKGDTINIR
- a CDS encoding ABC transporter ATP-binding protein, producing the protein MIRLENIQRRYVSDEVETTALSDIDLHVEAGEFVAIMGPSGCGKSTLLNTLGTVDRPTGGRYLFGEQDLAAMGESELAKFRGSTLGFVFQSFNLIDELTIEENVALGLAYRGDAGASSGGRKARVAAAMDKVGIAHRARHFPHQLSGGQQQRAAIARAIVGDPKLILADEPTGNLDTANGEQVMNILMGLNGEGATIVMVTHSPAHADMAKRRIDMLDGRIVASAMRAM
- a CDS encoding GIN domain-containing protein translates to MKPLLTLALLASAIPTPALAQGATRSFAAAGFDRIVVQGCDHVAIRFGAGFAVRAEGQAGSLAAIGVAVRGRVLTLLRDKGSCDSRAGKPAATISVTLPRLQAIEASGTGSVRIAGLNGPTFAARMRGTANLSVDGLRTDRAVVTLSGTGTATLKGVQAQRLSLELGGTGRITATGRANALAIAASGTGHVDTSTLATTGLSVRASGTGSVRAAVNGPAGIDASGIARVSVTGRPACSVAKSGMARVTCG
- a CDS encoding ABC transporter permease, with translation MNRFALLSLYRSLVRHKLYAALNIGGLAVGIAVFLILGLYVRFETGYEKWLPDYDKTYIVRTTWTLPDSPANGTYAWTMGGLLDQMREDFPGVVGTRINGGGNAGTILTEGRATQVDAAQVDANFLQVMPLPLVAGDAATALAQPGNAAIDEKTARAYFGDRDPIGQTLVLSMDKVRTYRVAAVFRDLPKNSDFKLSVLVPITRDMASENWYHWGSTSLQTFLRFDTPAAARGFAAKLTAFVDRRGKELADIGEKPSQTQQLNLLPLADLHLEPAGVNTSSARMTVATLGLVGLLTLLIAVVNYINLATARAGLRAREVAMRKVLGADRGTLVRQFLGEAVLTVAIAALGGLILAELGLPLVNAAGGLSLTMPYAVVVPALVVLAVVVGVLAGVYPAILLSRFPAAAVLASARSPGGGRAGTRIREALVIGQFGLAIAFMIGTAVLVAQTRHIRVSDVGFQRDALIVLQSTADSAVPKDRLPSILTAIRALPQVRDVTVSNAAAGGSGEDNSDNMPLPGVAGPGPSLKWVLVSPRFFETHGTRLLAGRWFDEAHGEDDTAGRDQAKGFNIVVNRRALPTLRFASPEDAVGKTIGGQRPRTIIGVVDDMRFDTPRVPLPPTYYIYYRQPEKIGTSMTTIRTTGDPRAAMQAVQALWLRMMPQVPFNAKTADQRLIDFYEADDRATRLFGIGAGLAVLIGCVGLWGLASFNTARRTREIGIRKTLGASSSDIVKLLVGQFLRPVLIANLVAWPLAFFAMRTWLAGFEDAIALSPLFFIGASVVAVAVAVLTVLGQSLRASRAAPAWALRHD
- a CDS encoding type II toxin-antitoxin system VapC family toxin; amino-acid sequence: MSGVVLDASAILALLKNEPGASRVAGVIADASVCAVNQAEVVSHFVHLGAPIEDVRAMLGALPYTVVAADDAMAWEAGSLRAVTSSAGLSLGDRFCLALAKRLGVAAYTADKAWRDVAAEVATKVVIIR
- a CDS encoding AbrB/MazE/SpoVT family DNA-binding domain-containing protein; the encoded protein is MTLQVNITPNGRMSLPADIRKRLGLEGGGAVLLEETADGVVLRTVDQTVAKAQAIAKRYAGHPDASIEAFLAARRGDSGE
- a CDS encoding recombinase family protein — its product is MALFGYARVSSDDQDLRIQEAALRAAGCQAIRSEKKSATGRAGRSELQVLLDFLREGDTLVVTRIDRLARSMKDLQDIVHELKGRGVALKATEQPIDTGTAAGKAFLDMLGVFAEFETNLRRERQAEGIAAAKARGVYKGGKPRIDPDAVRALAGQGMRPAHIARELGISRGTVYRFLPRGDQALS
- a CDS encoding bifunctional diguanylate cyclase/phosphodiesterase, which encodes MRFLTCLTEEHNLALVGLAAWFCLVGSMITIRLLDRIRHAERASRIAWVFLGGAATGATIWCTHFIAMIAYQPGVEVAYEPRLTGISLLLAILGSAGALHLTTRRGRPSAALGGALFGLTVSAMHYIGMQAFVANGLVRWSPAYVAASVLFAVALGVLAFDRARAAGRFAGPWWATALMVGSIVLLHFTGMAAMTVTPFAPVAGQFGSSTATIVMAIAVAGVGTVVIGTGLATYILDSQARADTRRRLHELLESNVDGMAIVQDGAITATNAAFATLVGGGGAIVGQPLACWIADIATATPDRLVQLTLVASDGSDVPVEVAVRFDQRRACPQTIYSIRDLRARIAQERRIAHLARNDSLTGLPNRTSFLEWLARQTGADSPHRAVALLSIDLDRFKEVNDMHGHAAGDQLLVRIAERMQAALLPGEFIARLGGDEFVAVMPVAEPDDAVQLIDRLRDAITAPVMIEASGIEANCGMSIGVALWPRDATELSALINNADLAMYRAKAAIAVDACFYEEHMDKTVRVRRQMVQELRTAIDRNELALHWQVQESVGSGAITGYEALLRWTRADGSSVSPAHFIPLAEQSGLILPIGEWVLRTACTTAASWAEPHRIAVNLSPVQLGHVDLPRLVQQVLLDTGLSPARLELEITETAMITDPVRTIHVLRQLKAIGVTVAMDDFGTGYSSLSTLRSFPFDKIKLDRSFMAELNGAPQSAAIIRAVLTLGESLDIPVLAEGVETVEQLAFLREQGCDEAQGYLLGRPGPLPARGRAEAARLAG